The following are from one region of the Gossypium hirsutum isolate 1008001.06 chromosome D03, Gossypium_hirsutum_v2.1, whole genome shotgun sequence genome:
- the LOC107933697 gene encoding NAC domain-containing protein 86 (The RefSeq protein has 3 substitutions compared to this genomic sequence) gives MGGPSLPPGFRFHPTDEELIGYYLKRKTEGLEIELEVIPVIDLYKFDPWDLPEKSFLPKRDLEWFFFCPRDRKYPNGSRTNRATKAGYWKATGKDRNVVCQSAVSGYRKTLVFYQGRAPLGDRTDWVMHEYRLSDQPETSTNQGAYALCHVMKRNESKASDTNGEFRATRVKTRSTNTKLTSTWTCNKPLSTSGDISCQTCYPNSESHYSSPITSPPHDVTQLQPFEPISVNIDLANVWLSPDLILDSSKDYPQICETAAQYFPQYEFPSTLTPWQQYEHSNFSPSTLYSNFGEIEHVNDLGLYSGHANNMDFYDNEGYGQIGSFNV, from the exons ATGGGAGGGCCATCATTGCCACCAGGTTTTCGTTTTCATCCTACTGATGAAGAATTGATTGGATATTACCTCAAAAGAAAAACTCAAGGGCTTGAAATTGAGCTCGAAGTCATTCCCGTTATCGATTTGTATAAGTTTGATCCTTGGGACTTACCAG AGAAGTCGTTCCTTCCAAAACGAGACTTGGAATGGTTTTTTTTCTGCGCTAGGGATCGAAAGTACCCGAACGGGTCGAGAACAAACCGTGCCACCAAGGCCGGATATTGGAAGGCAACGGGGAAGGACAGGAACGTAGTGTGCCAATCGGCAGTAAGCGGGTACCGTAAGACACTGGTTTTCTACCAGGGACGTGCCCCTTTAGGGGATCGAACTGATTGGGTTATGCACGAGTATCGACTCTCTGATCAGCCTGAAACATCAACTAATCAG GGTGCTTATGCCTTGTGTCATGTCATGAAAAGGAATGAATCAAAGGCGAGTGACACTAATGGAGAATTCAGAGCCACAAGGGTCAAAACCAGGTCAACTAATACGAAACTCACATCGACCTGGACCTGCAACAAGCCCTTAAGCACTTCTGGTGACATTTCGTGTCAAACATGTTACCCCAACAGCGAGAGCCATTATTCAAGCCCTATCACTTCTCCCCCTCATGATGTCACACAATTGCATCCATTTGAACCCATTTCAGTCAATATCGATCTAGCCAACGTTTGGCTCTCACCTGATCTAATTCTTGATTCTTCAAAG GATTACCCACAAATATGTGAAACAGCAGCTCAATACTTCCCACAATATGAGTTTCCAAGCACATTGACCCCATGGCAACAATATGAACACAGCAATTTCTCCCCTAGTACATTGTACTCGAATTTTGGGGAAATCGAGCACGTCAATGATCTTGGTCTGTACTCAGGACATGCAAATAACATGGACTTCTATGATAATGAAGGGTATGGCCAAATTGGTTCATTCAACGTATGA
- the LOC121215624 gene encoding MND1-interacting protein 1 yields the protein MGCTVREKHRSTRRTRSVKPDTDHPCCVIDKESVSKSILESGLKSLSYHLSLNDSTQSPNPNHNTSNTNFDDHGLGYCTEEQLEEFLLKNLEFLYNEAISKLVSLGYDEDVALKAILRNGHCYGGMDVLTNILHNSLAYLNSSCGSSKGSNSEEAELGFPDIRQLQEYSLAGMVCLLQQVRPHLSKGDAMWCLLMSDLHVGKASTMEIPSLPSPANGCSLVSTNMDSIGNNGVSVVSPALCRFHGGWGFGNGGAELPVNGFFSNGMEMTLQREIECPERFNLSPSMKSLLKRNVAMFAASFRANSKQLQAQNHALPSGDAPLAVAGGEVPAEKAEESQNLKSQDGVNSVLSKFRDLNIDENWEHVGEDKKGEMIISLLHQIKDLEKQVKERKEWAHRKAMQAARKLSSDLTELKMLRMEREEMMQMKKGKHTIEDSTMKRLSEMENALKKASGQVDRANAAVRRLETENAEIRAEMEASKLSASESVTTCLEVAKRERKCLKKLLAWEKQKTKLQEEIADEKEKIKELQRCLARVEQDQKETESKWKEELKAKELALAQLEQERRSKEAAEASNKRKLEALRLKIEIDFQRHKDDHQRLEQELSRLKQSTDLNHQSDNLLTGKSEGAKPQGETIARLLHELDKKQDSSENNVNGDRECIICSKDEVSVVFLPCAHQVLCANCNNGYGKKGKATCPCCRVPIEQRIRVFGATS from the exons ATGGGGTGCACTGTAAGAGAAAAACATAGGTCTACCCGTAGGACCCGATCGGTGAAACCCGATACCGATCATCCTTGTTGTGTTATTGATAAAGAATCAGTGTCTAAATCCATACTTGAATCGGGTCTCAAGTCGTTGAGTTACCATCTGAGTCTAAACGATTCAACCCAAAGCCCTAATCCTAATCATAATACTAGCAATACCAATTTTGACGATCATGGTTTGGGGTATTGTACTGAGGAACAATTAGAGGAATTTTTGTTGAAAAACCTGGAATTTTTATATAATGAAGCTATATCTAAGCTTGTATCGTTAGGTTATGATGAGGATGTTGCTTTAAAGGCGATTTTGAGAAATGGGCATTGTTATGGTGGAATGGATGTGTTGACTAATATATTGCATAATTCATTGGCTTATTTGAATAGTAGTTGTGGTAGTAGTAAGGGGAGTAATTCGGAGGAAGCTGAGCTCGGGTTTCCAGATATAAGGCAATTGCAGGAGTATTCGCTTGCCGGTATGGTTTGTTTGTTGCAACAAGTTAGGCCACATTTAAGTAAAGGTGATGCTATGTGGTGTTTACTTATGAGTGATCTTCATGTTGGTAAGGCTAGTACTATGGAAATTCCGTCACTTCCTTCACCCGCGAATGGGTGTAGTCTGGTTTCGACCAACATGGATAGCATTGGTAATAATGGGGTTAGTGTTGTGTCACCGGCGTTATGTAGGTTTCATGGTGGTTGGGGGTTTGGGAACGGAGGGGCAGAGTTACCAGTAAATGGGTTCTTTTCCAATGGCATGGAAATGACTTTGCAAAGGGAAATTGAGTGTCCCGAGAGGTTTAATCTTTCACCTTCGATGAAGTCTTTGTTGAAAAGGAATGTTGCAATGTTTGCTGCTAGTTTTAGGGCTAACTCAAAACAATTGCAAGCACAAAATCATGCATTGCCTAGTGGGGATGCCCCTTTGGCTGTCGCTGGGGGTGAAGTTCCAGCTGAGAAAGCTGAAGAATCACAAAATTTGAAGAGCCAAGATGGGGTTAATTCGGTATTGAGTAAATTTCGTGATTTGAATATCGATGAGAATTGGGAACATGTTGGGGAAGATAAAAAAGGCGAAATGATAATTTCTTTGCTTCATCAGATTAAGGATCTTGAGAAGCAAGTGAAAGAGAGGAAGGAATGGGCTCACCGGAAAGCAATGCAGGCTGCAAGAAAGCTTAGTAGTGATCTTACAGAGCTTAAAATGCTGAGAATGGAGAGGGAGGAGATGATGCAGATGAAGAAAGGGAAACACACAATAGAGGACTCGACCATGAAGAGACTTTCAGAGATGGAGAATGCTTTGAAGAAAGCTAGTGGACAGGTGGACCGGGCCAATGCCGCTGTGAGACGGCTTGAGACAGAGAATGCGGAAATCAGAGCTGAGATGGAAGCTTCTAAATTAAGTGCATCTGAATCAGTCACAACCTGTCTCGAGGTTGCAAAAAGGGAGAGAAAATGCCTGAAGAAGCTTTTAGCTTGGGAGAAACAGAAAACTAAGTTGCAGGAAGAGATTGCTGATGAAAAGGAGAAGATTAAAGAACTGCAACGATGCTTAGCTCGAGTAGAACAAGATCAGAAAGAAACCGAG TCAAAGTGGAAAGAGGAGCTAAAGGCCAAAGAACTAGCCTTAGCTCAATTAGAGCAAGAACGACGCTCCAAAGAAGCAGCTGAAGCAAGCAATAAAAGAAAGCTTGAGGCTTTACGTTTGAAGATAGAGATAGACTTTCAGCGCCATAAAGACGATCATCAACGACTCGAGCAAGAGCTTTCCCGTCTGAAACAATCAACTGACTTAAATCATCAATCAGATAATTTACTCACAGGAAAATCAGAGGGAGCAAAACCGCAAGGAGAAACAATCGCTAGGTTACTTCACGAATTAGATAAAAAACAAGATTCTTCCGAGAACAATGTCAATGGTGATAGAGAATGCATAATATGTTCAAAAGATGAAGTCTCTGTTGTTTTCCTTCCTTGTGCACATCAGGTTCTATGTGCTAATTGCAACAATGGTTACGGGAAGAAAGGCAAAGCTACTTGTCCTTGTTGCCGAGTGCCGATTGAACAAAGAATTCGGGTTTTTGGTGCTACTTCATAG
- the LOC107933702 gene encoding plant intracellular Ras-group-related LRR protein 5, with protein sequence MAVKSKQNPSPAFIETIQEIMRLYKSLPPRPSIEEVEAAKTVLQTAKNEEKTKLEAISKDQYHHQPLEGVPDELLSILQQVRKTTVLFQSHEQKKEALYLVEVDDMFETFDGLIQRASLLVSGDNLEEKVWGFDGETVISDDSFVTSSCNSGEDGSEKLDLMKIATLIESTTKMGAIVLDLKAKLMDQIEWLPVSIGKLNSVTELDLSKNRIMALPPSIDGLQALTKLDLHSNQLINLPDGIGELVNLLELDLHANRLSSLPASFGNLKNLMNLDLSSNNFTHLPDTIGNLTSLKRVIVETNELEELPYTIGNCSSLLVLRLDFNRIKALPEAIGKLECLEILTAHYNRIKGLPTTMGNLSNLKELDVGFNEIESIPETLCFAISLRKLKVGKNFADLRALPRSIGNLEMLEELDISDNQIRVLPDSFRFLSKLRVLHADETPLEVPSREVIKLGAKAVVQFMVDLVANRDTKSPSPKKKKSFYFGFRSIFRRSRTASTENM encoded by the exons ATGGCTGTGAAGTCAAAACAAAACCCATCACCAGCTTTCATAGAAACAATACAAGAAATCATGAGACTTTACAAATCACTTCCACCAAGACCTTCCATTGAAGAAGTTGAAGCAGCCAAGACTGTTCTACAAACtgcaaaaaatgaagaaaaaaccAAGCTTGAAGCTATCTCTAAAGACCAATACCACCACCAACCCCTTGAAGGTGTCCCTGATGAACTCTTGTCTATTCTACAACAAGTGAGGAAAACCACGGTGTTGTTTCAAAGCCATGAACAAAAGAAAGAAGCCCTTTACTTGGTTGAAGTTGATGATATGTTTGAGACCTTTGATGGGTTGATTCAAAGGGCTTCTTTATTGGTTTCTGGGGATAACTTGGAAGAGAAAgtgtggggatttgatggagaaACTGTGATTAGTGATGATAGTTTCGTTACAAGTTCTTGCAACTCAG GTGAAGATGGTAGTGAAAAGCTAGACCTAATGAAGATAGCAACCCTTATTGAAAGCACTACAAAAATGGGAGCAATAGTTCTTGATCTTAAGGCCAAGTTGATGGACCAAATAGAATGGTTACCTGTATCAATTGGGAAATTAAACAGTGTGACCGAACTAGATTTATCCAAAAATCGAATAATGGCGTTGCCGCCTTCTATCGATGGGCTTCAAGCATTGACAAAGCTTGATCTTCACTCAAACCAACTCATAAACCTTCCTGATGGAATTGGGGAACTTGTCAACCTACTAGAGCTTGATCTCCATGCAAATCGATTAAGCTCATTACCTGCTTCGTTCGGGAACTTGAAGAACCTCATGAATCTCGATTTGAGTTCAAACAACTTCACTCATTTGCCAGATACAATTGGTAACTTGACTTCTTTGAAGAGAGTAATTGTTGAAACAAATGAACTTGAAGAACTTCCATACACAATTGGAAATTGCTCATCATTATTGGTGTTGAGGTTGGATTTTAATAGGATAAAGGCGTTGCCCGAGGCGATTGGAAAGCTCGAATGCTTGGAGATACTTACAGCACACTATAATAGGATCAAAGGGTTGCCAACAACAATGGGAAACCTTTCAAATTTAAAAGAGCTTGATGTTGGCTTCAATGAGATTGAATCCATCCCTGAGACCCTTTGTTTTGCAATAAGTCTAAGAAAATTGAAAGTTGGGAAGAACTTTGCGGACCTTAGAGCCTTGCCGAGATCGATTGGAAACCTCGAGATGCTTGAGGAGTTAGATATAAGTGACAATCAGATCAGAGTTTTACCCGATTCTTTTCGATTCTTATCGAAATTGAGAGTTCTTCATGCCGATGAGACTCCATTGGAAGTTCCATCAAGAGAAGTAATCAAATTAGGTGCTAAG GCTGTTGTTCAATTCATGGTTGACCTTGTTGCTAATAGAGATACCAAATCTCCATcaccaaagaaaaagaagagtttTTATTTCGGGTTCCGGTCAATTTTTCGACGATCTCGGACTGCGAGTACCGAGAACATGTAG